A section of the Flavobacterium sp. CG_23.5 genome encodes:
- a CDS encoding TIGR04282 family arsenosugar biosynthesis glycosyltransferase, producing MKTNALIIFIRNPELGKVKTRLAKTIGEEKALEVYRDLLQHTFSVTQSLECDKFVFYDNQILKNDIWKNNIYHKKLQIGNDLGERMQNAFQELFHLGYKNCIIVGSDLFDLQSKHIKEAFANLESNDVVIGPAEDGGYYLLGLKKIIPALFTNKNWGTKTVLEDTVNNLMTTKVDFLEILNDIDTFEDLEKSNYYTPKKV from the coding sequence ATGAAGACTAATGCACTAATAATTTTTATCCGAAATCCTGAATTAGGAAAAGTAAAAACCCGTTTAGCAAAAACCATTGGCGAAGAGAAAGCATTAGAGGTTTATAGGGATTTATTACAACATACTTTTTCGGTGACCCAGAGTTTAGAATGTGACAAATTCGTTTTTTATGATAATCAAATACTTAAAAATGATATTTGGAAAAATAATATATATCACAAAAAACTGCAAATCGGAAATGATTTAGGGGAACGAATGCAAAATGCTTTTCAAGAATTATTTCATTTAGGGTATAAGAATTGCATAATTGTAGGAAGTGATTTATTCGACCTCCAATCCAAACATATCAAGGAAGCATTCGCTAATTTAGAAAGTAATGATGTAGTGATAGGTCCGGCAGAAGATGGCGGATATTACTTATTAGGGTTAAAGAAAATAATTCCCGCATTGTTTACAAATAAAAATTGGGGAACAAAAACTGTTTTAGAAGACACGGTAAACAACTTAATGACTACCAAAGTCGATTTTTTAGAAATTTTAAATGACATTGATACCTTCGAAGATTTAGAAAAAAGTAATTATTATACTCCTAAAAAAGTATAA
- a CDS encoding rhodanese-like domain-containing protein: MKFLITILTIVATTLCLAQNTIPKALDKLNKKTVPYITVAQLPERARIVLLDARETKEFNVSHIKNAINVGFDHFDKNGISMKIPNKDATIIVYCSIGVRSEKIGEKLLKMGYKNVFNLYGGIFEWKNNGGKLIDNKGVETNNVHTFNKEWSQYLKKGNKVYED, from the coding sequence ATGAAATTTCTGATTACGATACTTACAATAGTAGCAACCACTCTTTGTTTGGCACAAAATACTATTCCAAAAGCACTAGATAAACTAAACAAAAAAACGGTTCCCTACATTACAGTTGCACAACTTCCCGAAAGAGCCAGAATTGTTTTATTGGACGCTAGAGAAACTAAAGAGTTCAATGTAAGTCATATCAAAAATGCAATTAATGTTGGGTTTGATCATTTTGATAAAAATGGTATTTCTATGAAAATACCTAATAAAGATGCAACCATAATTGTATATTGTTCCATCGGAGTTCGCAGTGAAAAAATTGGAGAAAAACTTCTCAAAATGGGTTACAAAAATGTTTTTAATCTTTATGGTGGTATTTTTGAATGGAAAAATAATGGCGGTAAACTAATAGACAATAAAGGAGTCGAGACCAATAATGTTCATACTTTCAATAAAGAATGGAGCCAATATTTAAAAAAAGGAAATAAAGTTTATGAAGACTAA
- a CDS encoding DDE-type integrase/transposase/recombinase, with the protein MRGYIFQGLKKEVAFQISAITKHQYYYQNKRTNQGRSPSTTTFYTDKYGQKFEVSNDVIIEEIKQAHQDLDTDYGHRKMETRLQLMGYDINHKKVYRLMKGAQLLKEQHQKPSKTRVKYRKVFPSQPFEVLEMDIKFVWVEEYKMHSYVLTTIDTFTRLVLHWTVAYSIKKEDVKRAWEHIIINHLQPNNCLEKGIHIEVRNDNDSRFSAKMIQNFFKDNYLNQVFTHPYTPQENGHIESFHAILAKKLRPFHFWTIDELEGVLTIFYEKYNNERLHSSVCNLPPNIFLECWNKGLIEQKRDEIKRKITFKLKIPYQQISGNTSLKCSSLQNLEIPPFFVGELNFSEIEMTRPETFLQTSV; encoded by the coding sequence GTGAGAGGCTACATTTTTCAGGGCTTGAAGAAAGAAGTAGCATTTCAAATTTCAGCAATAACCAAGCACCAGTATTATTATCAAAACAAGCGGACTAATCAAGGAAGAAGTCCTTCTACGACGACTTTTTACACTGACAAGTACGGGCAAAAATTTGAAGTTTCAAATGATGTGATTATTGAAGAAATAAAGCAAGCTCATCAAGATCTCGACACAGATTATGGTCATCGGAAAATGGAAACTAGATTACAACTGATGGGTTACGATATTAATCATAAGAAAGTATATCGATTGATGAAAGGCGCACAATTATTGAAGGAACAACATCAAAAGCCTAGTAAAACCAGGGTAAAATACCGTAAGGTTTTTCCAAGTCAGCCCTTTGAAGTTTTGGAAATGGACATTAAATTTGTGTGGGTCGAGGAGTATAAAATGCATAGCTATGTGCTAACAACTATTGACACTTTTACCAGACTTGTTTTGCATTGGACGGTTGCCTATTCCATCAAAAAAGAAGATGTTAAAAGGGCATGGGAACATATTATAATAAATCATTTACAACCAAATAATTGCCTAGAAAAAGGGATTCATATTGAGGTTCGCAATGATAATGACAGTCGATTTTCGGCAAAAATGATTCAAAATTTCTTCAAAGATAACTACCTGAATCAAGTCTTTACACATCCATATACCCCACAGGAAAATGGACATATTGAGAGTTTTCATGCTATTTTAGCAAAAAAACTAAGACCTTTTCATTTTTGGACAATCGATGAATTGGAAGGTGTTTTGACCATTTTTTATGAGAAATACAATAATGAACGTCTACATTCCTCAGTTTGTAATTTACCTCCAAATATCTTTTTAGAATGCTGGAATAAAGGGCTAATCGAACAAAAAAGAGATGAAATAAAACGAAAAATAACATTCAAACTCAAAATCCCATACCAACAAATATCGGGCAATACGAGTCTGAAGTGCAGTTCCTTGCAAAATTTAGAGATTCCGCCTTTTTTTGTGGGTGAACTAAATTTTAGTGAAATCGAAATGACCAGGCCTGAAACATTTCTACAAACATCGGTGTAA
- a CDS encoding transposase — MEKRKFTKEEKLKIIKEASEQGVKPTLEKYSVFPASYYSWKKKMDTMGEEGFAHGMTPAQLKRIRELEKENKLLKEIVIQKELEGKLKDELLKKKFALEKKRNS; from the coding sequence ATGGAAAAGAGAAAATTTACCAAAGAAGAGAAGCTAAAGATCATAAAGGAAGCTTCAGAACAAGGTGTTAAACCTACATTAGAGAAATATTCGGTATTTCCTGCGAGTTATTACTCATGGAAGAAGAAGATGGATACTATGGGCGAAGAGGGCTTCGCACATGGAATGACCCCCGCGCAGCTTAAACGAATCAGAGAACTGGAAAAAGAAAACAAGCTACTCAAAGAAATTGTTATTCAAAAAGAGCTTGAAGGCAAGTTAAAAGACGAATTGCTAAAAAAGAAATTCGCCTTGGAGAAAAAAAGGAACTCGTGA
- a CDS encoding site-specific integrase has translation MIKTFFYLKTDKQNSEGESPIYAKIKLQGKSTTLCTGKFISRERWEFTNKLRNKLRLNSEVNCKIAIDILENKIESIYFELTRHNHNTTLSDVKDNLNGKSSKTGEYDVLKLFKKHNDYFKKKSEVGERSKASLQKYNRAKDLLSNFIKIKHGKTSCNINEIDNGFIYDLENFLKYDSSFNNKLGISHNSVVKYFQCFKTVCIYGIKRNIITTNPFLCYDEKLVIKDAIFLTKDELERIEAKEFSTERLNKVKDIFLFSCYTSYAPIDVENLTKKNIIKDNKENYWIVTNRAKTKTKSNVPVLPPVKRIIDKYSSLDSDKLLPNISNQKINEYLKEIADLCGIDKKLTHYVARHTFATTVTLGNGVGIENVSKMMGHTRITMTQHYAKVLDINVMEDMDKLKTKFV, from the coding sequence ATGATTAAGACTTTTTTTTATCTGAAAACTGACAAGCAAAATAGTGAAGGAGAATCTCCTATTTATGCTAAAATTAAACTACAAGGTAAATCCACAACCTTATGTACTGGTAAATTTATTAGCAGAGAAAGATGGGAATTCACAAATAAACTTAGAAATAAACTTCGTTTAAATAGTGAAGTCAACTGCAAAATAGCAATCGATATACTCGAAAATAAGATCGAGTCTATTTATTTTGAACTGACTCGCCACAACCATAATACAACCCTTTCTGATGTAAAAGATAATCTAAACGGAAAATCATCAAAAACTGGAGAGTATGATGTTCTTAAATTATTCAAAAAACATAATGATTATTTTAAAAAGAAATCCGAAGTTGGTGAACGCAGTAAAGCCTCACTTCAAAAATATAACAGAGCAAAAGATTTATTATCCAATTTTATTAAAATAAAACATGGTAAAACATCATGTAATATCAATGAAATAGACAATGGCTTTATTTATGATTTAGAAAATTTTTTAAAGTACGATTCCTCTTTTAATAACAAATTAGGTATAAGTCATAATTCTGTGGTTAAATATTTTCAATGCTTCAAAACTGTATGCATATATGGAATCAAAAGAAATATAATTACTACTAATCCTTTTCTGTGCTATGATGAAAAGTTAGTAATTAAGGATGCTATATTCCTAACTAAAGATGAACTTGAAAGAATCGAGGCTAAAGAATTTAGTACAGAACGTCTTAATAAGGTCAAGGACATTTTTTTATTCTCGTGCTATACTAGCTACGCTCCTATAGATGTTGAAAACCTAACTAAAAAAAATATTATTAAAGATAATAAAGAAAATTACTGGATAGTAACGAATCGTGCCAAAACAAAAACAAAGTCAAATGTTCCCGTATTACCACCAGTTAAAAGAATTATTGACAAATACTCTAGTTTAGATAGTGATAAACTACTTCCAAATATCAGTAATCAGAAAATCAACGAATATCTTAAAGAGATAGCTGATTTGTGCGGTATCGATAAAAAGCTTACCCATTACGTAGCCAGACATACGTTTGCAACTACAGTTACCCTAGGTAATGGTGTTGGAATTGAAAATGTTTCCAAAATGATGGGACATACAAGAATTACAATGACCCAACACTACGCCAAAGTACTAGATATTAATGTAATGGAAGACATGGATAAATTGAAAACTAAATTCGTTTAA
- a CDS encoding DUF5675 family protein yields the protein MVLVLNRTYFPEGTQGVLEWNGTIVCYTIELPWLGNQKRISCIPEGEYLLQKRFSPKFQWHLHLRNVPGRDLILIHPANDAKTELLGCIATVTLHTGIGKGSSSRKALEKLKAIVYKAMTYNEEVKIRIQTNPSILRQDQDRLAQDDKVKK from the coding sequence ATGGTTTTAGTGTTGAATAGAACTTATTTTCCCGAGGGAACGCAAGGGGTTTTGGAATGGAACGGCACAATAGTTTGTTATACCATCGAATTGCCCTGGTTGGGAAACCAAAAGCGTATTTCTTGTATTCCCGAAGGAGAATATCTTTTGCAGAAGCGATTTAGCCCCAAGTTCCAATGGCACTTGCATTTGAGAAATGTTCCGGGAAGAGATTTGATATTAATCCATCCCGCCAATGACGCTAAAACCGAATTATTGGGCTGTATCGCAACTGTAACACTGCACACCGGAATAGGGAAGGGCAGTTCTTCCCGAAAAGCGTTAGAAAAGTTAAAGGCTATAGTTTATAAAGCTATGACCTATAATGAAGAAGTAAAAATAAGAATCCAAACTAACCCTTCGATCCTTCGACAAGATCAGGACAGGCTTGCTCAGGATGACAAGGTAAAAAAGTAA
- a CDS encoding DNA/RNA non-specific endonuclease — protein MKKIKLLVSIVLFGLLANSCATEDLDYSVPKAKTSSQTLKIYTGFPETFESAIKTSYTAADVTLPTGIWNLNNALIGTLSGDRKNGTKSVRIQNTGTLTMKFNSSNGASSVSVLHAKYGTDASSTWQLWYSTNSGSSWTQSGGTITTSSTTLQTANFPMMITGNVRFEIRKISGGTNRINIDDITINDNGTVISGSFPETYESASKTSYTAGAVMLSTGSWYFDNALLGTSASDMKNGLNSARITDTGKITMQFDVTTGASSVDIKHANYGTDASSTWQLWYSTNSGISWTQTGSTITSSSTTLQTATFPMSVQGNIRFEIRKISGISIRINIDDFSITAYNGGGGTGGGAGGLDGDHIAMGNPSGATADITNENNYLMEKVQFKLSYNRSKATANWVSWHLDPSWIGTATRQDDFRADNTLPAAWYHVGSTSYSGSGFDRGHNCPSADRTSSVADNSETFLMTNMIPQAPVNNQQTWANLEAYGRTLVSQGNEVYIIMGCYGTGGTGSAGSANTIDNGKITVPSNIWKVLVVIPQGTNDVSRVTSSTRVIAVNTPNINTTGAWGTYRTSVDAIEATTGYDILSNLSTSIQAAIESTVDNGPTK, from the coding sequence ATGAAAAAAATTAAATTATTAGTTAGTATAGTTCTTTTTGGGCTTCTCGCTAATTCGTGTGCAACCGAGGATCTCGATTATTCAGTTCCTAAAGCTAAAACCTCAAGCCAAACTTTAAAAATTTATACCGGCTTTCCTGAAACGTTTGAATCAGCCATTAAAACTTCTTACACAGCCGCAGATGTTACTTTGCCAACAGGTATCTGGAATTTGAACAATGCTTTAATCGGTACTCTTTCTGGTGATAGAAAAAATGGTACTAAGTCAGTTCGTATTCAGAATACGGGTACTTTAACTATGAAGTTTAATAGTAGTAATGGTGCAAGTAGTGTCTCTGTTTTACATGCGAAGTATGGTACGGATGCTTCTAGTACGTGGCAGCTCTGGTATTCGACCAATAGTGGAAGCAGCTGGACTCAAAGCGGTGGTACAATTACTACTTCTTCTACCACACTGCAAACTGCAAACTTTCCAATGATGATCACCGGAAATGTCCGTTTTGAAATCAGAAAAATATCAGGTGGCACTAATCGTATCAATATTGACGATATAACTATTAACGACAATGGCACTGTTATAAGCGGTTCTTTTCCTGAAACCTATGAATCCGCAAGCAAAACATCTTATACTGCTGGGGCTGTGATGCTCTCTACAGGTAGCTGGTATTTCGACAATGCATTACTAGGAACATCTGCAAGCGATATGAAGAACGGCCTTAACTCAGCAAGGATAACCGACACTGGTAAAATAACCATGCAGTTTGATGTTACAACCGGTGCTTCAAGTGTGGATATTAAACATGCTAATTACGGAACTGATGCTTCTAGTACATGGCAGCTTTGGTATTCCACTAATAGCGGAATTAGCTGGACTCAAACAGGAAGTACAATTACTTCATCTTCCACTACATTGCAAACTGCAACTTTTCCAATGAGTGTTCAGGGAAATATTCGTTTTGAAATCAGAAAAATTAGCGGAATATCTATTCGTATTAATATTGACGATTTTTCAATTACAGCTTATAATGGTGGTGGAGGTACTGGTGGAGGCGCTGGTGGCCTTGATGGAGACCACATAGCTATGGGTAACCCTAGTGGTGCAACTGCAGATATAACCAATGAAAATAATTATTTAATGGAGAAAGTCCAGTTTAAACTTTCATACAATCGTTCAAAAGCAACTGCTAACTGGGTAAGCTGGCATTTAGACCCGTCATGGATAGGAACTGCAACACGCCAGGATGATTTCAGAGCTGATAATACTTTGCCCGCAGCTTGGTATCACGTAGGTTCTACAAGCTATTCTGGAAGCGGTTTCGACAGAGGCCATAATTGCCCTTCAGCGGATAGAACTAGTTCTGTGGCTGATAATTCAGAGACTTTCCTGATGACGAACATGATTCCTCAGGCACCTGTTAATAACCAACAAACTTGGGCTAACCTGGAAGCTTATGGAAGAACACTTGTAAGCCAAGGTAATGAAGTATATATCATTATGGGTTGTTATGGTACAGGTGGAACAGGTTCTGCCGGTAGTGCAAACACAATTGACAATGGTAAAATCACTGTTCCAAGCAATATTTGGAAAGTACTTGTTGTAATTCCACAGGGTACCAATGATGTTAGCAGAGTAACTTCAAGCACTCGTGTAATTGCAGTTAATACTCCTAATATAAACACTACCGGCGCATGGGGAACCTACCGTACAAGTGTAGATGCAATTGAAGCTACAACAGGATATGATATATTGAGTAACTTGTCGACTTCTATTCAAGCCGCTATTGAATCAACTGTTGATAACGGACCGACAAAATAA
- a CDS encoding DUF6943 family protein translates to MPNFIIKTHQKDTCYKGEQIFILNKGLNSGKPQKEPFTNSFVIIFANKEDTETVYWLAYSLWKSKFWHQSLYGSVIPFLRIQDFKKDFSTKVNEMLHDFEQHQKEVKALRLLEQQENHFHQNIALISEMRRVILHRYCKKH, encoded by the coding sequence ATGCCAAACTTTATAATTAAAACACATCAGAAAGACACCTGTTACAAAGGCGAACAAATCTTTATCCTTAACAAAGGGTTGAATAGTGGAAAGCCTCAAAAAGAACCGTTCACCAATAGTTTTGTGATTATTTTCGCAAACAAAGAGGATACTGAAACAGTATATTGGCTGGCCTATAGCCTTTGGAAATCCAAATTCTGGCACCAATCCCTTTATGGTTCTGTAATTCCTTTTTTGCGAATTCAAGATTTTAAAAAAGATTTCTCGACTAAAGTCAATGAAATGCTACACGATTTTGAGCAGCATCAAAAAGAAGTTAAGGCGTTGAGGTTGCTGGAACAACAAGAAAATCATTTCCATCAGAATATTGCCTTAATTTCTGAAATGAGAAGGGTTATTTTGCATCGCTATTGCAAGAAACATTGA
- a CDS encoding MarR family transcriptional regulator: protein MEKLKEYIQQILGEQLVLKELPKEVLNKLPFIFKNNYTFYTTLLFNRELILLELNKEEALNAAQLRKQLVSIQNAIDKRIVVVTDDITAINRKRLIDQKISFIIPGKQMYLTELLIDIQDFNKGKEFQKEFLLLPSAQLILLYHILHRQDDLSHYTFKELAEKFQYTQMGITKAIENLKRLAIVEVEGTKEKNIIFEKDIQKLWKQVEKQLVNPVMKTVYIDEKPKGLLKSNTTALEEYTDMNPSKLDYFAIEKNQFYALEKNNQLVNLNNENGNYALEVWKYNPERITKGITKKNNVDPLSLYLSLKDGFIDERTDMALDQIIEKYVW from the coding sequence ATGGAAAAATTAAAAGAATATATCCAGCAAATACTTGGCGAACAACTTGTTTTAAAAGAGTTGCCAAAAGAAGTTTTGAATAAATTGCCTTTTATATTCAAGAACAATTATACTTTTTATACTACCCTATTATTTAATCGGGAATTGATACTATTAGAGCTGAACAAAGAAGAAGCGCTTAATGCTGCACAATTGCGAAAACAACTTGTTAGTATTCAAAATGCCATAGATAAAAGAATTGTAGTTGTTACGGATGATATTACAGCAATAAATCGAAAAAGACTAATCGACCAAAAAATTAGTTTCATCATTCCTGGCAAACAAATGTACCTGACAGAACTTTTAATTGATATTCAGGATTTTAATAAAGGCAAAGAATTTCAAAAAGAATTTTTATTGTTGCCTTCAGCACAATTAATCTTATTATACCACATTTTACATAGGCAAGATGATTTAAGCCACTATACATTCAAGGAACTGGCAGAAAAATTCCAATACACACAAATGGGAATTACCAAGGCAATAGAAAATTTGAAACGATTGGCTATCGTAGAAGTTGAAGGGACAAAAGAGAAGAATATCATATTCGAAAAAGACATTCAAAAACTTTGGAAACAAGTAGAAAAGCAATTAGTTAATCCAGTGATGAAAACGGTCTATATCGATGAAAAACCAAAAGGATTATTAAAATCTAATACAACAGCATTAGAAGAATATACGGATATGAACCCCAGCAAGTTGGATTATTTTGCCATAGAAAAAAACCAATTTTATGCATTGGAAAAAAATAATCAGTTAGTAAACCTAAATAATGAAAATGGCAACTATGCATTAGAAGTTTGGAAATATAATCCGGAACGAATCACAAAAGGAATAACGAAGAAAAATAATGTAGATCCATTGTCTTTATATTTAAGTTTAAAAGACGGATTTATTGATGAACGAACAGATATGGCATTAGACCAAATAATAGAAAAATACGTATGGTAA
- a CDS encoding metallophosphoesterase encodes MKIQYCSDLHLEFPENKKFILQNPIKPKADILILAGDIVPFAIMDKHQDFFDYISEHFKMTFWIPGNHEYYYYNIAEKSGVLEEQIRDNIFLVNNCVKEISGVNLIFSTLWSNISPSKQWLIKESLSDFKVIKYKNRLFNPDDYNLLHQESLAFITKAVQETANKKTIVVTHHTPTFINFPEKYADSKINEAFATNLDVFIENNTIDYWIYGHHHCNVGDFEIGNTKLLTNQLGYIKYNENMGFNDKAIISV; translated from the coding sequence ATGAAGATCCAATATTGTTCAGACCTACACCTAGAGTTCCCAGAAAATAAAAAGTTTATCCTTCAAAACCCTATTAAGCCAAAAGCGGATATTCTAATTTTAGCTGGAGATATAGTACCGTTTGCCATAATGGATAAACATCAGGATTTCTTCGATTATATTTCAGAGCATTTTAAAATGACTTTTTGGATACCTGGAAATCACGAATATTACTATTACAACATTGCAGAAAAAAGTGGCGTCTTAGAGGAGCAAATCCGTGACAATATTTTTTTAGTAAACAATTGCGTTAAAGAAATTTCAGGTGTCAATCTGATTTTTTCAACTTTATGGTCAAACATTTCTCCCTCAAAACAGTGGCTTATAAAAGAAAGTCTCTCTGACTTTAAAGTAATTAAATACAAGAATCGCTTATTCAATCCGGATGACTATAATCTGCTGCATCAAGAAAGTTTGGCATTTATAACAAAAGCAGTACAAGAAACTGCTAATAAGAAAACAATTGTAGTAACACATCATACGCCAACATTTATCAATTTCCCTGAAAAATATGCCGACAGCAAAATCAATGAAGCCTTCGCAACAAACTTAGATGTCTTTATAGAAAACAACACTATCGATTATTGGATTTATGGACATCATCATTGCAATGTTGGTGATTTTGAAATTGGAAACACAAAACTGTTAACCAATCAATTGGGATATATCAAATACAATGAAAATATGGGATTTAATGACAAAGCTATTATTTCAGTATAA